From Oceanipulchritudo coccoides, the proteins below share one genomic window:
- a CDS encoding M3 family metallopeptidase, translating into MSTTQPFLKKEFAVNWTSLTADHVVPDMEAAIEQGSAALAVIESLKDGEETFANTFLALEVAGEIVSAPWSKVNHLDSVNDHPELRKAHKEVLPKVSAYFSAIPLNQKLYAKLRNFRAGEGFDKLGKVEKRFVEETLKDFEDAGANQDDKTRDRLQAIEATLAKVTKQFSENVLDSTNKYEKIVESVDELKGLPESFIESARLSALSKGQGTEESPKYRFTLQAPSFFPVLRFADSDSLRKELYEASANVANTPEFDNEPLIREIITLRNEKAKLLGRKVFPDWVLSRRMAKSGAQALQFVEDLHKKTLGAFNKENEELMAYKAAKTGGEKGPLHPWEMSYWAEKLRLETYDFDEEILRPYFPVQSVMTGMFALVEKIFGICVEEQTDPKPNTWHESVQLYKVTDASSGRHLGSFYADWFPRETKRGGAWMNGLITGKSSEGGELSPHLGFIAGNLTPPVGDKPALLNHRDVETVFHEFGHLLHHVLSEVKIRSLCGTNVAWDFVELPSQIMENWCWERESLDLFARHYETGEPIPEELFQKMKKARNFGAGGMQMRQLCFAKLDLALHLRFDPEQDKDFDAFVNSEIDEYLPPMSKKYPSMARRFEHLFSSSTGYASGYYSYKWAEVLDADAFTRFTNEGILNQQTGLAFRNEVLARGNSDQPENLFRSFMGRDPDPEALLIRLGLKASA; encoded by the coding sequence ATGAGTACTACCCAACCGTTTCTAAAAAAAGAATTTGCCGTCAATTGGACCTCCCTGACCGCTGATCACGTCGTGCCCGACATGGAAGCGGCCATTGAGCAGGGCAGCGCCGCGCTTGCCGTAATCGAATCCCTGAAAGATGGCGAAGAGACCTTTGCCAACACCTTTCTGGCACTTGAGGTGGCCGGTGAGATTGTCTCAGCGCCCTGGTCCAAGGTGAACCATCTGGATTCCGTAAATGACCACCCCGAATTAAGAAAGGCCCACAAGGAGGTTCTTCCAAAGGTATCCGCCTATTTCTCGGCCATTCCCCTCAACCAGAAACTCTATGCGAAGCTGAGGAATTTTCGCGCCGGGGAGGGCTTTGATAAACTCGGCAAAGTGGAAAAACGCTTTGTGGAAGAGACCCTGAAAGACTTTGAGGACGCAGGGGCTAATCAGGACGACAAGACCCGCGATCGACTGCAGGCAATTGAGGCAACATTGGCGAAAGTCACGAAACAGTTCTCCGAGAATGTCCTCGATTCGACCAACAAGTACGAAAAGATTGTCGAGTCTGTCGATGAACTGAAGGGCCTCCCGGAGTCGTTTATTGAGTCGGCCCGCCTCTCCGCCCTGTCCAAGGGGCAAGGCACCGAGGAAAGTCCGAAGTACCGCTTCACCCTGCAAGCGCCATCCTTTTTCCCGGTGTTGCGCTTTGCCGATTCCGATTCCCTGAGGAAGGAGCTCTATGAAGCCTCCGCGAATGTGGCCAATACACCGGAGTTTGATAACGAGCCGTTGATCCGGGAAATCATCACCCTTCGCAATGAGAAGGCGAAGTTGCTAGGTAGAAAGGTCTTCCCCGATTGGGTCCTTTCAAGGAGAATGGCCAAGTCCGGCGCACAGGCCTTGCAATTTGTCGAGGATCTCCACAAGAAGACGCTCGGCGCCTTTAATAAGGAAAATGAGGAACTGATGGCCTACAAGGCAGCCAAAACCGGTGGCGAGAAAGGTCCGCTCCATCCATGGGAGATGAGCTACTGGGCTGAAAAGCTCCGCCTCGAAACCTATGATTTTGATGAGGAAATCCTGCGCCCCTATTTTCCTGTTCAGTCGGTCATGACCGGCATGTTCGCCCTTGTGGAGAAGATTTTCGGTATTTGCGTCGAGGAACAGACTGATCCCAAACCGAATACATGGCACGAATCAGTCCAGCTTTATAAAGTGACTGACGCCTCTTCGGGACGGCACCTCGGCTCCTTCTATGCGGATTGGTTTCCACGGGAGACCAAGCGCGGGGGCGCGTGGATGAATGGCTTGATTACGGGCAAATCCTCCGAAGGAGGTGAGCTGTCGCCGCACCTTGGCTTCATCGCAGGCAATTTGACACCACCCGTCGGCGACAAGCCGGCCCTGCTGAACCACCGCGACGTGGAAACGGTTTTCCATGAATTCGGGCATCTCCTCCACCACGTCCTGAGTGAGGTCAAGATTCGGAGCCTCTGCGGCACGAATGTGGCCTGGGATTTTGTCGAGTTACCGTCCCAGATCATGGAAAACTGGTGCTGGGAACGTGAGAGCCTCGATCTTTTTGCCCGGCACTATGAAACCGGTGAACCAATCCCGGAGGAACTCTTCCAGAAAATGAAGAAGGCCCGGAATTTTGGTGCTGGCGGGATGCAAATGCGCCAGCTGTGCTTTGCCAAACTGGATCTTGCCCTGCACTTGCGCTTTGATCCCGAACAAGACAAGGACTTCGACGCCTTCGTTAATTCCGAGATTGATGAATACCTGCCCCCGATGAGCAAGAAGTATCCAAGTATGGCACGCCGTTTTGAGCACCTGTTCTCAAGCTCCACCGGTTACGCCTCGGGATATTACAGTTACAAATGGGCGGAGGTCCTCGATGCGGATGCCTTTACCCGGTTTACCAACGAAGGAATCCTTAATCAACAGACGGGATTGGCCTTCCGGAATGAAGTCCTGGCACGTGGTAATTCCGATCAGCCGGAGAACCTCTTCAGGAGTTTCATGGGCCGTGACCCGGATCCGGAAGCCTTGCTTATTCGTCTTGGACTGAAGGCAAGTGCGTAG
- a CDS encoding MDR family NADPH-dependent oxidoreductase, which translates to MNQSTALTYSSFGKPLDVIQLEERPVPDPGNGEVKLRLLAAPVHPSDIGMILGKYGKLPDLPAVGGREGVAEVVETGSGVDSLKVGDRVVVPGSAGSWQTLVTVPAADLMVVPNEIPVEMAAMVMVNPPTAWRILRDAHLDDGDWVVQNAANSAVGLHVIEMAQHLGLKTLNVVRREELVEPLLKHGGDVVVLEDSGYEKKVAALTGGEPVKLALNSVGGESALRLVNALSEDGTHVTFGAMTFDAVRFPTRQLIFNGLEMKGFWMDKWLRGQSKARVQVMFDKIFDLMGKGIVKPSVESTYSIDDYKNAFETVAKPRLGKVLFRFD; encoded by the coding sequence ATGAATCAATCAACAGCCCTGACATATTCTTCCTTCGGCAAGCCACTTGATGTGATCCAGCTTGAAGAGCGGCCTGTTCCGGATCCGGGGAACGGGGAGGTCAAGCTGCGCCTGTTGGCCGCCCCGGTGCATCCCTCCGATATTGGGATGATTCTGGGAAAGTATGGCAAGTTACCGGATTTACCGGCTGTTGGGGGCCGCGAAGGCGTTGCCGAGGTGGTGGAAACCGGGAGTGGCGTTGATTCCCTCAAGGTGGGCGACCGGGTGGTCGTGCCCGGCAGTGCGGGATCGTGGCAGACCTTAGTGACTGTCCCGGCAGCTGACTTGATGGTGGTTCCCAATGAGATTCCAGTTGAAATGGCGGCCATGGTGATGGTGAACCCCCCCACAGCGTGGAGAATTCTCCGTGACGCCCATTTGGATGATGGGGACTGGGTCGTGCAAAACGCCGCCAACTCAGCGGTGGGTCTGCATGTCATTGAAATGGCCCAGCATCTTGGATTGAAGACCCTCAACGTCGTTCGTCGCGAAGAGCTTGTGGAGCCACTCCTCAAGCACGGGGGTGACGTCGTTGTGTTGGAGGATTCGGGCTATGAGAAGAAAGTCGCCGCGCTGACCGGAGGAGAACCTGTCAAGCTGGCCCTCAACTCGGTTGGAGGGGAGAGTGCCCTGAGACTGGTGAACGCGCTTTCTGAGGATGGAACGCATGTCACCTTTGGCGCGATGACCTTTGATGCCGTCCGTTTTCCCACGCGCCAATTGATCTTCAACGGTCTCGAGATGAAGGGATTCTGGATGGACAAATGGCTGAGGGGCCAATCCAAAGCGCGCGTGCAGGTGATGTTCGACAAGATTTTCGATTTAATGGGGAAGGGCATTGTCAAACCCTCCGTTGAGAGCACGTATTCAATCGATGACTACAAAAACGCTTTTGAGACGGTGGCCAAGCCGCGCCTGGGCAAAGTGCTCTTCCGTTTTGATTGA